One window of the Eucalyptus grandis isolate ANBG69807.140 chromosome 6, ASM1654582v1, whole genome shotgun sequence genome contains the following:
- the LOC104447826 gene encoding uncharacterized protein LOC104447826 yields the protein MASSFDRWEKDPFFSAAEEVQESADRMQSTYRTWIHAQKNSSAAWNLEELRRDLHTALGTTQWQLEEFERAVQSSYGNSSTDDARDRHHDFIVAINDQISKIHNSLQESALSDGNTAPSWVRLDEQECNDFALFLSGSSAFEASSAVSDHVRDNEEYKELQKESPPEFSKNSCPSTEWSSMDAREEKSYGHRRAASASADISAWNIAIAGDAYPQNSSNGHSVLPPRKVPSVSGFLNSMGSVSKLKWSKNGFRKWKVTDSHQEDDTALLEPAQLERGVHACYERSKSCLDDDCYHKQLYGWSGAIQRQLQRSQYQMQYSRPAQLAFSTILLLCLIVLLILRAI from the exons ATGGCGTCGAGTTTCGATCGGTGGGAGAAGGATCCCTTCTTCTCCGCCGCCGAGGAAGTCCAGGAATCGGCCGACAG GATGCAATCGACGTATCGAACGTGGATCCATGCGCAAAAGAACTCCTCGGCTGCGTGGAATCTGGAGGAGCTCCGGCGGGACCTCCATACCGCTTTGGGCACTACCCAGTGGCAG TTGGAGGAGTTTGAACGAGCAGTGCAGTCAAGTTATGGCAATAGTTCGACTGACGACGCGAGGGACAGGCACCATGATTTCATTGTTGCCATCAATGACCAGATTTCGAAGATTCATAACTCATTGCAGGAATCTGCCCTTTCAGATGGCAATACAGCGCCGTcttgggtgcgtttggatgaGCAAGAGTGCAATGACTTTGCGTTGTTTCTCTCTGGATCATCGGCATTTGAAGCGTCAAGCGCCGTGTCGGACCATGTTAGGGACAATGAAGAATATAAAGAGTTGCAGAAAGAGTCCCCGCCCGAGTTTTCGAAGAATTCATGCCCATCAACTGAGTGGAGTTCAATGGATGCCCGAGAGGAGAAGTCATATGGGCATAGAAGAGCAGCCAGTGCAAGCGCTGACATCAGTGCTTGGAATATTGCTATAGCTGGAGATGCTTACCCACAGAATTCCTCCAATGGGCATTCCGTGTTACCTCCACGCAAGGTACCAAGTGTTTCAGGGTTCCTAAATTCGATGGGCTCTGTCTCCAAGTTGAAGTGGTCTAAAAATGGCTTTAGGAAGTGGAAAGTGACGGATTCTCACCAAGAAGACGATACTGCATTGCTGGAACCAGCTCAGCTAGAGAGA GGGGTACATGCATGCTATGAACGGAGTAAGAGTTGCCTGGATGATGATTGTTATCACAAGCAACTTTATGGATGGTCTGGAGCTATCCAAAGGCAGCTCCAGAGGTCTCAGTATCAGATGCAATACAGCCGACCTGCTCAATTGGCCTTTTCAACTATTCTACTTCTCTGCTTGATTG